One genomic region from Athalia rosae chromosome 3, iyAthRosa1.1, whole genome shotgun sequence encodes:
- the LOC105683422 gene encoding polycomb group protein Pc isoform X1 has translation MDLGDRVYAAERIMKKRVRRGKVEYFVKWKGWSQRHSTWEPEENILDVRLIELFEESQRGDAVTRRPRRRDARYNEQVLANLDVREEPGGDERVGEDSQDESTTGSTSAALLNPITHDEDTLQSSLDGHESPTPPELSTLSVDSDSSSSSADVPLLPRREPAGTKRKAEVLSKESGKIGVTITTSSPSSGSGSPPPNKIPRLLPLKSNTTSPSYHPHKVNGRRPSSSSVKSTPEEPLPAVPTTLAPATQDKKRPEADVPHGPLPSLPRAPSAPLSPQLDTPLEPQQPTKKKILVADHKLDKLDKPNGSSVTLDGTNGHKSPTPTDSYTNNNRLPTVVNGHHSHNNNNNNNNNNAPSIKQQTEISSKPEIYVPLTSPGTDYWHARNPVADQVFITDVTVNLKTVTIRECKTEKGFFRERDPKSDIF, from the exons ATGGATTTAGGAGACAGAGTTTACGCCGCCGAAAGGATTATGAAGAAAAGGGTGAGGCGG ggaAAGGTCGAATACTTCGTCAAATGGAAGGGTTGGAGCCAAAG GCACAGCACTTGGGAGCCAGAAGAGAACATTTTAGATGTCAGGCTGATCGAACTGTTCGAAGAAAGCCAAAGAGGTGATGCCGTCACAAGGAGACCTAGGAGAAGGGACGCCAGATATAAT GAGCAGGTCCTAGCAAACCTTGACGTTCGAGAAGAACCTGGTGGTGATGAAAGAGTCGGTGAAGATAGTCAGGACGAGTCGACGACAGGCAGCACCTCTGCTGCCCTACTAAACCCAATCACACATGACGAAGATACACTCCAGAGTTCTCTAGATGGTCATGAATCTCCTACGCCTCCTGAGTTGTCCACTCTAAGTGTTGACTCGGACAGTTCTAGCAGCAGTGCTGACGTACCGCTCTTACCAAGGAGAGAGCCTGCTGGAACTAAAAGAAAAGCTGAAGTTCTCAGTAAAGAATCTGGCAAAATTGGGGTCACAATTACAACTAGCAGTCCAAGCAGTGGCAGCGGTAGCCCACCCCCgaataaaattccaaggctactTCCTCTCAAGTCAAATACAACATCGCCATCCTATCAT cCTCACAAAGTAAATGGTAGGAGACCCTCATCTTCTAGTGTAAAATCAACCCCAGAAGAGCCTTTGCCAGCGGTACCTACAACTTTGGCCCCTGCTACGCAAGACAAAAAGAGACCCGAGGCTGATGTTCCTCATGGTCCGTTGCCGTCTCTTCCAAGAGCTCCTTCGGCTCCATTATCACCTCAACTGGATACCCCTTTAGAACCACAACAGCCGACAAAGAAGAAGATCTTGGTCGCAGATCACAAGCTTGATAAACTTGACAAACCAAATGGGAGTTCTGTTACTCTCGATGGAACAAATGGGCATAAGTCACCAACGCCAACAGATTCTTACACTAACAATAACAGGTTACCTACCGTTGTAAACGGGCATCAtagtcataataataataataataacaataataacaatgctCCAAGCATTAAACAGCAAACAGAAATATCATCTAAACCGGAAATTTACGTTCCTCTGACGAGTCCAGGTACCGATTATTGGCACGCCAGAAATCCCGTTGCAGATCAGGTATTCATTACGGATGTTACGGTTAACTTGAAAACTGTCACAATCAGGGAATGCAAGACTGAAAAAGGATTTTTTAGGGAAAGAGATCCGAAGAGTGACATCTTTTAA
- the LOC105683422 gene encoding polycomb group protein Pc isoform X2 produces MDLGDRVYAAERIMKKRVRRGKVEYFVKWKGWSQRHSTWEPEENILDVRLIELFEESQRGDAVTRRPRRRDARYNVLANLDVREEPGGDERVGEDSQDESTTGSTSAALLNPITHDEDTLQSSLDGHESPTPPELSTLSVDSDSSSSSADVPLLPRREPAGTKRKAEVLSKESGKIGVTITTSSPSSGSGSPPPNKIPRLLPLKSNTTSPSYHPHKVNGRRPSSSSVKSTPEEPLPAVPTTLAPATQDKKRPEADVPHGPLPSLPRAPSAPLSPQLDTPLEPQQPTKKKILVADHKLDKLDKPNGSSVTLDGTNGHKSPTPTDSYTNNNRLPTVVNGHHSHNNNNNNNNNNAPSIKQQTEISSKPEIYVPLTSPGTDYWHARNPVADQVFITDVTVNLKTVTIRECKTEKGFFRERDPKSDIF; encoded by the exons ATGGATTTAGGAGACAGAGTTTACGCCGCCGAAAGGATTATGAAGAAAAGGGTGAGGCGG ggaAAGGTCGAATACTTCGTCAAATGGAAGGGTTGGAGCCAAAG GCACAGCACTTGGGAGCCAGAAGAGAACATTTTAGATGTCAGGCTGATCGAACTGTTCGAAGAAAGCCAAAGAGGTGATGCCGTCACAAGGAGACCTAGGAGAAGGGACGCCAGATATAAT GTCCTAGCAAACCTTGACGTTCGAGAAGAACCTGGTGGTGATGAAAGAGTCGGTGAAGATAGTCAGGACGAGTCGACGACAGGCAGCACCTCTGCTGCCCTACTAAACCCAATCACACATGACGAAGATACACTCCAGAGTTCTCTAGATGGTCATGAATCTCCTACGCCTCCTGAGTTGTCCACTCTAAGTGTTGACTCGGACAGTTCTAGCAGCAGTGCTGACGTACCGCTCTTACCAAGGAGAGAGCCTGCTGGAACTAAAAGAAAAGCTGAAGTTCTCAGTAAAGAATCTGGCAAAATTGGGGTCACAATTACAACTAGCAGTCCAAGCAGTGGCAGCGGTAGCCCACCCCCgaataaaattccaaggctactTCCTCTCAAGTCAAATACAACATCGCCATCCTATCAT cCTCACAAAGTAAATGGTAGGAGACCCTCATCTTCTAGTGTAAAATCAACCCCAGAAGAGCCTTTGCCAGCGGTACCTACAACTTTGGCCCCTGCTACGCAAGACAAAAAGAGACCCGAGGCTGATGTTCCTCATGGTCCGTTGCCGTCTCTTCCAAGAGCTCCTTCGGCTCCATTATCACCTCAACTGGATACCCCTTTAGAACCACAACAGCCGACAAAGAAGAAGATCTTGGTCGCAGATCACAAGCTTGATAAACTTGACAAACCAAATGGGAGTTCTGTTACTCTCGATGGAACAAATGGGCATAAGTCACCAACGCCAACAGATTCTTACACTAACAATAACAGGTTACCTACCGTTGTAAACGGGCATCAtagtcataataataataataataacaataataacaatgctCCAAGCATTAAACAGCAAACAGAAATATCATCTAAACCGGAAATTTACGTTCCTCTGACGAGTCCAGGTACCGATTATTGGCACGCCAGAAATCCCGTTGCAGATCAGGTATTCATTACGGATGTTACGGTTAACTTGAAAACTGTCACAATCAGGGAATGCAAGACTGAAAAAGGATTTTTTAGGGAAAGAGATCCGAAGAGTGACATCTTTTAA